GTGGACAAATGAGGCCGCAGCAGGAAAATATACTGTCACGCCATCTGGGCATCTGCATAGGGTATGTTAGTGACCATCTGCCAAAAGAAAGAGGGTAAACTATGGTGCAAAACCTGGATTACACATCACCAGCCACTCAATACACCGCCGATGTCAGCAGCAACGTGTTCACCAAAGACCGCGAGAATTATATAAATGTTTTGGGGATCCAGCAGTTAAACACGTTGGACAATGTTTCCTTATTGGATATTTTCTTGAGCACCAATAACGTCGTCGAACCTCATTATCACCAAAATGCCGCAGAGCTTGTGTACTGCATTTCCGGTTCTGCTGTTGTTTCCATCTTCAATCCGTTTACGAAACAGTTCCATCACTATCCGATCGGACCCCGGCAGGTTGC
This genomic stretch from Fictibacillus marinisediminis harbors:
- a CDS encoding cupin domain-containing protein, producing the protein MVQNLDYTSPATQYTADVSSNVFTKDRENYINVLGIQQLNTLDNVSLLDIFLSTNNVVEPHYHQNAAELVYCISGSAVVSIFNPFTKQFHHYPIGPRQVANVPQGWWHYEVAASDQTHLLAIFNSPTPDVILGSDLLKFTPSNIMAHTYCMNEKQWIQTVAPVQSTTFIGPPKNCSGEQRQDQYYPSHYPQTFYHPPY